The Salinispora tropica CNB-440 genome has a window encoding:
- a CDS encoding peroxiredoxin — protein MPIDVGAQAPDFVLKDQNNQEVRLADFRDKRAVLLVFYPLAFSGVCQGELCEVRDNLNQYVNDDVQVLTVSVDSVYSHKIWANQEGYEFPLLSDFWPHGAVAQAYGVFNDIGGIANRGTFVIDKAGVVRFAEMNMPGEARDQQGWRKVLAEVTAA, from the coding sequence ATGCCCATCGACGTTGGCGCCCAGGCGCCGGACTTCGTGCTCAAGGACCAGAACAATCAGGAGGTTCGGCTCGCCGACTTCCGCGACAAGCGCGCGGTGCTCCTGGTCTTCTACCCTCTCGCCTTCAGCGGTGTGTGCCAGGGTGAACTGTGCGAGGTACGGGACAACCTGAACCAGTACGTCAACGACGACGTTCAGGTGCTCACCGTCAGCGTGGACTCGGTGTACTCCCACAAGATCTGGGCGAACCAGGAGGGCTACGAGTTCCCGCTGCTCTCCGACTTCTGGCCGCACGGCGCGGTCGCCCAGGCCTATGGGGTCTTCAACGACATCGGTGGCATCGCCAACCGGGGCACCTTCGTCATCGACAAGGCCGGTGTGGTCCGCTTCGCCGAGATGAACATGCCGGGTGAGGCCCGGGACCAGCAGGGCTGGCGCAAGGTGCTGGCCGAGGTGACGGCCGCCTGA
- a CDS encoding DUF3052 domain-containing protein, which yields MSATAGQAADGVRSLADRFGIEPGMVVMEMGYDDDVDQDLRDALTNRCGELVDEDTDEVVDAVLVWYRDGDGDLFELLVDALGPLADSGIVWLLTPKAGRDGHVEPSEIAESAPTAGLQQTSTINAGRDWSGARLVLRRGSKSKK from the coding sequence GTGAGCGCGACCGCTGGTCAGGCCGCCGACGGAGTACGCAGCCTGGCGGACCGGTTCGGAATCGAGCCGGGGATGGTCGTCATGGAGATGGGGTACGACGACGACGTCGACCAGGATCTCCGAGACGCACTGACCAACCGCTGTGGGGAACTGGTTGACGAAGACACCGACGAGGTGGTCGACGCGGTGCTGGTCTGGTACCGGGACGGCGACGGTGACCTCTTCGAGCTGCTCGTTGATGCCCTCGGCCCGCTGGCCGACAGCGGAATCGTGTGGCTACTGACGCCGAAGGCCGGACGCGATGGGCACGTGGAACCCAGCGAGATCGCCGAGTCCGCGCCAACTGCCGGCCTGCAGCAGACATCCACGATCAACGCTGGTCGGGACTGGAGCGGTGCCCGGTTGGTGCTGCGCCGCGGCTCTAAGAGCAAGAAGTAA
- a CDS encoding TMEM175 family protein, protein MSRDTVRVEAFSDAVIAVALTLMAVELLQFNPSGAADTDLVSRLQQEWRAFLAYIITFAIVGQIWLTHHNSWRYVVRVDQMLLVLNLIMLMFVAAIPFTANQLSDHLRGSDVDQQLSAAIYVGAVLGEALFFNLGWWWARSHGLLNPDLDPRLAASVSRRYLVRPLLYLLAFAIVFVNPILSLLAYLLLVAIYLVRGPGDLPPGGYEKSERGEPSGDHGPEN, encoded by the coding sequence ATGTCCCGGGACACAGTCCGGGTGGAGGCCTTCAGCGATGCCGTGATCGCTGTCGCCCTGACGCTGATGGCGGTGGAGCTGCTCCAGTTCAACCCGAGTGGAGCTGCCGACACGGACCTGGTGTCGAGGCTCCAGCAGGAGTGGCGGGCTTTCCTCGCCTACATCATCACCTTCGCCATCGTCGGCCAGATCTGGCTGACCCACCACAACAGTTGGCGATACGTGGTCCGGGTCGACCAGATGCTGTTGGTGCTGAACCTGATAATGCTGATGTTCGTGGCAGCCATCCCGTTCACGGCCAACCAGCTGTCGGACCATCTTCGGGGCAGCGATGTGGACCAGCAGTTGTCGGCCGCGATCTACGTCGGTGCAGTCCTCGGCGAAGCGCTGTTTTTCAATCTGGGCTGGTGGTGGGCGCGCTCGCACGGGCTACTCAACCCGGATCTCGATCCCCGACTGGCGGCGTCGGTCTCCCGCCGGTACCTCGTCCGCCCGCTGCTCTACCTGCTCGCCTTCGCGATCGTCTTTGTCAATCCGATCCTCAGCCTGCTGGCCTACCTGTTGCTGGTGGCGATCTATCTCGTCCGCGGTCCGGGCGACCTCCCGCCCGGTGGATACGAGAAATCCGAACGCGGTGAGCCTTCGGGGGATCATGGCCCGGAGAACTGA
- a CDS encoding polysaccharide deacetylase family protein produces the protein MTLTGVGTLGGLTVLAGAKLAPWWTDRSPQGNGTAWTGPVETGASPAPPSPTANATGALPPRQEIINQYGARTPHYWGLHPENSWSTFPTDTPLARDSVCLTFDACSDSSGYDERLIDTLRAHRVPATLFVNQRWATSHRREFESLVADPLFEIGNHGTNHRPLSVTGRTAYGIAGTKSVGEVYDEIAGMHTWMATNYDLQPQFFRPGTAHADNVATEVSRAMGEWIVMFSVNGDSGATASANQVYEQFLRLRPGGILLAHFNRPGSETAAGVERALPVLIGRGLRFRRLDDVLPAAASPAQPPRW, from the coding sequence ATGACGCTGACCGGCGTCGGAACGCTCGGTGGGCTAACTGTCCTCGCCGGGGCGAAACTAGCCCCATGGTGGACCGACCGCAGTCCCCAGGGAAACGGTACTGCCTGGACAGGGCCCGTCGAGACAGGCGCCAGCCCCGCGCCACCATCACCAACGGCTAACGCCACCGGCGCGCTACCACCCCGGCAGGAGATCATCAACCAGTACGGTGCCCGGACACCACACTACTGGGGGTTACACCCGGAGAATTCCTGGTCGACGTTCCCGACCGACACCCCGTTGGCTCGTGACTCCGTCTGCCTGACATTCGACGCGTGCAGCGACAGCAGCGGTTACGACGAGCGGCTGATCGACACCCTACGTGCGCACCGCGTACCGGCGACGTTATTTGTCAACCAACGCTGGGCGACCAGCCATCGCCGGGAGTTCGAAAGCCTCGTCGCCGACCCCCTGTTCGAGATCGGCAATCACGGCACCAACCATCGTCCGTTATCAGTTACCGGTCGCACCGCGTACGGAATCGCCGGCACGAAGAGCGTTGGCGAGGTGTACGACGAGATCGCCGGAATGCACACGTGGATGGCCACCAACTACGACCTCCAACCACAGTTCTTCCGCCCCGGAACAGCCCACGCTGACAACGTGGCCACAGAGGTGTCCCGGGCGATGGGTGAGTGGATCGTCATGTTCAGCGTAAACGGCGACTCGGGCGCCACCGCAAGCGCCAACCAGGTCTACGAGCAGTTCCTGCGGCTCCGCCCCGGCGGAATCCTGCTGGCACACTTCAACCGACCCGGGTCGGAGACAGCCGCCGGCGTCGAACGCGCACTTCCAGTTCTCATCGGACGCGGCCTACGTTTTCGACGACTCGACGACGTGCTTCCTGCTGCCGCTTCTCCGGCGCAGCCTCCCCGTTGGTGA